The Vicinamibacteria bacterium genome includes the window GCCCAGCACCAGCAGACGCTGACGCATCTCGACCTGATGAAAGCGCTCCTGGAGAAGGGTGCCGATCCCAACGCGCGTTTGACGAAGAAAGTCTGGTTTACCGGCTACAACTTCGATCGCTCCGGCATCGACGAGCAAGGGGCGACACCATTCTGGCGCGCGGCCTACGGAAGCGACGTCGCCGCGATGAAACTCTTGAAGTCTTTCGGCGCGGACGACACCATCCCGACCAAGGCACCTCCGTCTCGGCCCCGTGTCGGCAATCAGCAGGGAAGGGAAGTCAAGGACGTATCCGGCCTCCCACCCGTTCCCGTCGGTGGGCCCGCGCTGAGCCCGCTGCACGCCGCGTCCGGTGCCGGATACGGGGAGGGGTTCGCGGCGAACGATCACCGCAACCATCCGGCGGGATTCATGCCCGCCGTCCGGTATCTCGTCGAGGTGTGCGGCGCCGACGTGAACGCTCGGGATCATGAGGGCAACACGCCGCTTCACAATGCCGCGGCCCGGGGCGACGTCGAAATGATCGAGTATCTCGTGTCCAAAGGAGCCGATGTCAAGGTGGTCAACCGCGAGGGGCAGAGCACCGCGGACATGGCGAACGGACCGGTACAGCGGATTCAGCCGTTTCCCGAAGCGCTGGAGCTTCTCGTGAGCCTCGGGGCGGTGAACAACGACAAATGCGTGTCTTGCTGAATTTCCTTTTTTAATCCAAAAACTGAACGGTCACGTCGCGTTGCGGGTCGGCGACTCTCTAAAGAGCAGGGAGAGGACCGGCTCGCGCGCGATTTCACCCAGGCCTGCGTCAATTCGCCGTGAGGGCGGTAACAAAAACTCCGGCAAACTTCCGCTATCCTGAAGGACGAAATAGGCCAGCGTTTTGCAAGGGGAGGCATTTCGATGACCGATTCGACGAATCCAAGATGAGAAAGCTCATTCTGAGAAACTACCAGTCTCCTGGCGACATCGTGATGCTCACGGCAGCGGTGCGAGATCTCCACGCGTGCTATCCGGGGGCTTTCCTCACGGATGTGAGGACCTCGTGCCCTGCGCTCTGGGAGAACAACCCTCACATTACGCCTCTCGCCGAGGACGATCCCGACGTGACGGTGGTCGATTGCCACTATCCGTTGATCCATCAGAGCAACCAAACTCCCTACCATTTCCTCCATGGGTTCGTGGAATACTTGAACGCGGAACTGGGCCTTCGCATTCGCCCTACCGCCTTCAAGGGAGACGTCTGGATTTCTGAGGTCGAAAGAAACTGGTTCGATAGGGTGGAGCAAGTCCTCGGCCCCGCGGAGCCGTACTGGCTTCTCGTCTCCGGCGGAAAGTTCGACTTCACCATCAAGTGGTGGTCTCACGAGCGGTATCAGGAGGTCGTCGACGGGCTTCGAGGCCAGGTCCAGTTCGTCCAGGTGGGCGAAGAGGGACACCATCACCCTCCGCTCGACGGGGTAGTCGATCTGAGGGGAGAGACCGATCTCCGCCAGCTCGTGCGGCTCGTCTATCACGCGCAGGGAGTGCTCAGTCCGGTCAGCTTGCTGATGCATTTGGCGGCGGCGGTGGAGTGCAAACCGGGCAGGGCGAAGAACAGGCCCTGCGTCGTCATCGCCGGCGGTCGAGAGCCGCCCCACTGGACCGCCTATCCGCATCACCAGTTCGTACACACCGTCGGCACGCTCGCTTGCTGCGACGACGGAGGTTGCTGGAAGTCTCGAACCGTGCCCATTGGAGACGGAGATTATAAAGACGAGCCGGGCGAGCTCTGCGTGGACGTAGTCGGAGCTCTTCCGCGTTGCATGCACATGATCACTTCCGCGGAGGTGATTCGAAGAATCGAGTGGTATCTGTCCGGGAGTGCGCTGATCCCAGTAAGACCGGAAACGAGAGCGGCCGAGGCGGTTGTGGTTTGAACCATCTCCGCCTGAGGCAATGGAGTCAATCGAATCATGAACAACAAGAAAGAACACAATCGGACGTCACAAGAGGGTCGAACACTCGAGGAAAGACGAGAATTTCTCAGAATTCTGAGCGGTGGCGCCGTTCTCGCTGGATTTGGCGCGCTAGGAGCGTGCGGGGACTCACCGACCTCACCAATGGGGAGCTCGACCTCGTCGAGCTCGGGAAGCTCTATCGCTAGTAGCTCGAGCGGGTCGAGCATGGCCTCGAGCTCATCGAGCTCGGGTAGCTCCAGCTCGAGTAGCTCAAGTAGCTCTAGCTCGTCGGGTAGCTCCAGCTCCTCGGGTAGCTCCAGCTCCTCGGGTAGCTCCAGCTCCTCGGGTAGCTCCAGCTCCTCGGGTAGCTCCAGCTCCTCGGGTAGCTCCAGCTCCTCGGGTAGCTCCAGCTC containing:
- a CDS encoding glycosyltransferase family 9 protein, giving the protein MRKLILRNYQSPGDIVMLTAAVRDLHACYPGAFLTDVRTSCPALWENNPHITPLAEDDPDVTVVDCHYPLIHQSNQTPYHFLHGFVEYLNAELGLRIRPTAFKGDVWISEVERNWFDRVEQVLGPAEPYWLLVSGGKFDFTIKWWSHERYQEVVDGLRGQVQFVQVGEEGHHHPPLDGVVDLRGETDLRQLVRLVYHAQGVLSPVSLLMHLAAAVECKPGRAKNRPCVVIAGGREPPHWTAYPHHQFVHTVGTLACCDDGGCWKSRTVPIGDGDYKDEPGELCVDVVGALPRCMHMITSAEVIRRIEWYLSGSALIPVRPETRAAEAVVV